A single Gammaproteobacteria bacterium DNA region contains:
- a CDS encoding deoxynucleoside kinase, protein MSVPSFIVVEGPVGVGKTTLSRRLAESFGSELLLEAPDKNPFLEKFYRKPRQHALPTQLFFLLQRAQQLQELRQSDLFNPVRVADFLMEKDRLFAQLTLDADELTLYNQVFEHLTIDAPKPDLVIYLQAPVQVLLTRIQRRGVHYEHWIQPGYLQRLVDSYTQFFYDYSEAPLLIVNAAEANFVESETDYQQLLDQIRKVRNGRHYFNPVSLTLS, encoded by the coding sequence ATGAGCGTACCTAGTTTCATTGTTGTTGAAGGACCCGTGGGCGTAGGTAAAACTACCTTGAGTCGACGTTTGGCTGAAAGTTTTGGGTCTGAGTTATTATTAGAAGCGCCAGATAAGAATCCGTTTCTGGAAAAATTTTATCGCAAGCCCCGCCAACATGCCTTGCCTACACAGTTATTTTTTTTGCTACAGCGCGCGCAGCAGTTACAAGAATTACGTCAATCAGATTTATTCAATCCGGTTCGCGTTGCAGATTTTTTAATGGAAAAAGATCGTTTGTTTGCGCAGCTAACGTTAGATGCTGACGAACTAACTTTATATAATCAAGTGTTCGAGCATTTGACCATTGATGCGCCTAAACCCGATTTGGTTATTTATTTGCAAGCACCAGTGCAAGTATTGTTGACGCGTATTCAGCGCCGAGGCGTGCATTATGAGCATTGGATTCAACCTGGTTATTTGCAGCGTTTAGTCGATAGTTATACGCAATTTTTTTATGACTATAGCGAAGCACCTTTGTTAATTGTGAATGCAGCAGAGGCGAATTTTGTAGAAAGCGAAACTGATTATCAGCAATTGCTAGATCAAATTCGTAAAGTCCGTAATGGTCGGCATTATTTTAATCCGGTGAGTTTAACGTTGTCCTAA
- a CDS encoding MotA/TolQ/ExbB proton channel family protein: protein MQLIYDTWRFMYEGGIFMAPIGFVFAWGVAIAIERYMKLSKVERQNRRMWAELQPVLEEGQFERAREMTAHSNTEIGTVLSLGLSRHGAARRRDDIEIAMEEGMMEVIPQLERRTHYLGILANISTLLGLLGTVMGLIQAFSQVTGVDPAKRADVLSGAIAVAMNTTAFGLIAGIPLLLLYTFLTTKTGQIVDSLEMASVKTLNLLSEVSRREASKNG, encoded by the coding sequence ATGCAGTTGATTTATGATACTTGGCGATTTATGTATGAAGGTGGCATTTTTATGGCACCAATCGGTTTTGTGTTTGCTTGGGGCGTTGCAATTGCTATTGAACGCTATATGAAATTATCCAAAGTGGAACGTCAAAATCGCAGAATGTGGGCAGAATTACAGCCTGTTTTAGAAGAAGGTCAGTTTGAGCGCGCACGTGAAATGACAGCGCATTCGAATACTGAAATTGGCACGGTGTTAAGTTTAGGTTTGAGTCGCCATGGCGCAGCTCGTCGTCGTGATGATATCGAAATCGCGATGGAAGAAGGCATGATGGAAGTTATTCCTCAGCTCGAACGTCGTACTCACTATCTAGGTATTTTGGCAAACATCTCAACTTTGTTGGGTCTGCTGGGTACGGTTATGGGTTTGATTCAAGCGTTTAGTCAAGTAACTGGTGTCGATCCTGCTAAGCGTGCTGACGTATTATCAGGCGCGATCGCGGTGGCCATGAATACCACAGCGTTTGGTTTGATTGCGGGTATTCCTTTGTTGTTGTTGTATACATTCTTAACAACCAAAACCGGTCAAATTGTTGATAGCTTAGAAATGGCATCAGTTAAAACTTTAAATTTGTTATC
- a CDS encoding aspartate 1-decarboxylase — translation MQITLLKAKLHKAMVTHAELEYEGSCAIDGNLLDAAGIHEYEQIQIYNITNGERFTTYAIRAKEGSGIISVNGAAAHKASPQDKVIICTYAVFNAAEAKLYKPTLIYLNQSLENKIIRTANTIPTQAA, via the coding sequence ATGCAAATTACATTGCTCAAAGCTAAGTTGCATAAAGCTATGGTCACGCACGCAGAGCTGGAATATGAAGGCTCTTGCGCGATTGATGGTAATTTATTGGATGCTGCGGGTATTCATGAATACGAGCAGATCCAGATCTACAACATTACAAATGGTGAACGTTTCACCACCTATGCTATTCGCGCTAAAGAAGGCTCGGGTATCATCTCGGTGAATGGCGCGGCCGCGCATAAAGCCAGCCCGCAGGACAAAGTGATTATTTGTACTTATGCGGTATTTAATGCTGCTGAAGCGAAATTGTATAAACCCACTTTAATTTATTTAAATCAATCTTTGGAAAACAAAATTATTCGCACCGCGAATACTATTCCTACACAAGCTGCTTAA
- the folK gene encoding 2-amino-4-hydroxy-6-hydroxymethyldihydropteridine diphosphokinase, whose translation MSDNYVDAYIGLGANLGDPIAQLQSALRVLACMEHSELVAVSPFYRSPPMAIDGEIPDQPEYINAVAHLRTKVSAQRLLAALLYIEQTHGRVRDGHKWDARTLDLDLLLFGDAIINEPGLQVPHPGLVARAFVLYPLYDLQQNILLPGINNNLAQLLQHCPLAGLQKINEIA comes from the coding sequence GTGAGCGATAATTATGTTGATGCGTATATTGGGTTAGGCGCCAATTTAGGCGATCCGATTGCGCAATTACAATCGGCGTTGCGCGTATTAGCCTGTATGGAGCACAGCGAATTAGTCGCGGTGTCACCGTTTTATCGTAGTCCACCGATGGCGATTGATGGTGAAATTCCTGATCAACCGGAATACATTAATGCCGTTGCTCATTTGCGCACGAAGGTATCGGCGCAACGTTTATTAGCAGCATTGTTATATATTGAGCAAACGCATGGTCGGGTGCGTGATGGTCATAAGTGGGATGCGCGTACGCTAGATTTGGATTTATTATTGTTTGGTGATGCAATAATTAATGAGCCAGGTTTGCAAGTGCCGCATCCCGGTTTAGTAGCACGCGCATTTGTTTTGTATCCTTTGTATGATTTGCAGCAAAATATATTACTGCCTGGTATTAATAATAATTTAGCGCAATTATTGCAGCACTGTCCGTTGGCAGGTTTGCAGAAAATTAATGAGATCGCTTGA
- a CDS encoding tetratricopeptide repeat protein has protein sequence MPSINSTQGLYAALLMMTLMLTACTGGMSTSANYRDRKPVEVSAAVEARFKEALSFMKQEKYAEAIPLLEAIVAKNDQLTGAYINLGIAYMKLSGDIDNADNMEKAGAALAKAVAVDPMNAVAQNEYGLFLRRTGQFEEAKKAYEKAIKSDPAYAKVHLNLGVLCDIYIDLPKCAVEHFEKYQQLNPSDAQKVSMWLSDVRQRAGIAEPSATPPSALPVDNSVPAPESTTVAPVSKGS, from the coding sequence ATGCCATCTATTAACTCAACGCAGGGTTTATATGCAGCGTTATTGATGATGACGTTGATGTTGACTGCATGCACCGGTGGAATGAGCACGAGTGCTAATTATCGCGATCGTAAGCCAGTAGAAGTTAGTGCTGCGGTTGAAGCGCGGTTTAAAGAAGCATTAAGTTTTATGAAACAAGAGAAATATGCCGAAGCGATTCCATTATTGGAAGCGATTGTTGCAAAAAATGATCAGTTAACCGGCGCGTATATCAATCTTGGTATTGCTTATATGAAGTTAAGCGGTGATATTGATAATGCAGATAACATGGAAAAAGCCGGCGCTGCGTTAGCGAAAGCGGTAGCAGTTGATCCTATGAATGCCGTTGCGCAAAATGAATATGGTTTATTTTTGCGGCGCACGGGGCAATTCGAAGAAGCCAAAAAAGCCTATGAAAAAGCCATAAAAAGTGATCCAGCTTATGCCAAAGTGCATCTTAATTTAGGCGTATTATGTGATATTTATATTGATCTACCGAAGTGCGCAGTGGAACATTTTGAAAAGTATCAACAGTTAAATCCTAGTGATGCTCAAAAAGTTAGCATGTGGTTGAGCGACGTACGTCAACGTGCGGGTATTGCCGAGCCGAGCGCTACTCCGCCATCGGCACTACCTGTTGACAATTCGGTACCTGCCCCTGAATCAACAACTGTTGCTCCTGTGAGCAAGGGAAGTTAA
- a CDS encoding pantoate--beta-alanine ligase → MRIVEEVSALRHQLRAWRRAGESISFVPTMGNLHEGHLRLVREARRADRVVVSIFVNPLQFGPNEDFANYPRTLNEDCEKLRNERATLLFAPSPEILYPEGEPTMRVQAGALAERLCGLHRPGHFDGVATIVAKLFNLVQPDIAVFGKKDYQQLAVIKQLVHQLNFPVDIIGVDTAREADGLAMSSRNQYLSPEDRQIAPQLYAALQQIAAAVMSGRRDYPVLQTNAIKALKKSGWQPDYVKICRPQDLAPANEQDAQLVILAAGRLGTTRLIDNLEFAI, encoded by the coding sequence ATGCGTATAGTGGAAGAGGTGAGCGCTTTGCGCCATCAATTACGCGCTTGGCGGCGCGCCGGCGAAAGTATTAGTTTTGTACCTACAATGGGTAATTTGCACGAAGGTCATTTGCGGTTAGTGCGAGAAGCGCGTCGCGCTGATCGTGTCGTCGTTAGCATTTTTGTTAATCCTCTGCAGTTTGGTCCGAATGAAGATTTTGCAAACTATCCGCGCACCTTAAATGAAGACTGCGAAAAATTACGCAATGAACGCGCAACGTTATTATTTGCGCCATCACCTGAAATTTTGTATCCCGAGGGCGAACCAACAATGCGCGTACAGGCGGGCGCGTTGGCAGAACGTTTATGTGGTTTACATCGACCGGGACATTTTGATGGCGTAGCGACCATAGTTGCGAAATTATTTAATTTGGTGCAACCCGATATCGCTGTTTTCGGCAAAAAAGATTATCAGCAATTAGCAGTAATTAAACAGCTAGTGCATCAGCTGAATTTTCCGGTGGATATTATCGGTGTTGATACGGCGCGCGAAGCAGATGGCTTAGCGATGAGTTCGCGCAATCAATATTTAAGTCCGGAAGATCGTCAAATAGCGCCACAGTTGTACGCTGCATTACAGCAAATTGCTGCTGCGGTAATGAGTGGCAGACGGGATTATCCCGTTTTGCAAACCAATGCGATAAAAGCCTTAAAGAAAAGCGGCTGGCAGCCCGACTATGTGAAAATCTGTCGACCGCAAGATCTAGCGCCCGCGAATGAACAGGATGCGCAATTGGTGATTTTGGCCGCCGGTCGACTCGGCACCACTCGACTGATTGATAATCTAGAATTTGCGATTTAA
- the pgi gene encoding glucose-6-phosphate isomerase, with the protein MSRLTESPTWQALQAQQLQWRDRTLRSLFQEDPARAERYSVEAAGLFLDYSKNHIDDPTLSLLHQLVEDAAWQDWRNRMFAGEHINHSEGRPVLHVALRVPAETHLTSTDGLHAEIVAARQKMYDFAEQVRSGQWRGYQGDLITNIVNIGIGGSDVGPSMAYAALQPYASPDLTLFFVSNIDSAQLNDVLAHCQPSNTLFIVSSKSFTTLETLTNARGARAWFEQQVGSDPKAFAQHFVAVTAAPNAAIEFGIPAKNCFLFWDWVGGRYSIWSSIGLPLVLAVGSEQFDQFLAGAYAMDQHFCTAPIEKNMPVILALLGIWQHNFWGCTNYALLPYAQRLAGLPLYMQQLDMESNGKSWDRAGEWVDYSTGPVLWGAAGTNGQHAFFQLLHQGTQQIPMDFILLAEGDAHWPQHHQFLLANALAQMEALMQGKSRSEAETELLPGEAKYLAVYRQFAGNRCSNALILPRLDAFSLGALLALYEHKVFVQGVIWRLNSFDQWGVEYGKALAKSVSAWLGQEKMPTTVSSSTRRLVERLKNR; encoded by the coding sequence ATGTCACGTTTGACTGAATCACCGACTTGGCAGGCTCTGCAAGCCCAACAATTGCAGTGGCGTGACCGAACTTTGCGCAGCTTATTTCAAGAAGACCCCGCGCGAGCGGAACGATATAGTGTCGAAGCGGCTGGTTTATTTCTCGATTATTCTAAAAATCACATTGATGATCCAACGCTCAGCTTATTGCATCAATTAGTCGAAGATGCTGCTTGGCAAGACTGGCGTAACCGTATGTTTGCCGGCGAGCACATTAATCATAGTGAGGGGCGACCTGTTCTGCATGTGGCCTTGCGCGTACCTGCTGAAACGCATTTGACATCAACCGACGGTTTGCACGCAGAGATTGTAGCGGCACGTCAGAAAATGTATGACTTTGCTGAGCAGGTGCGCAGTGGTCAATGGCGCGGCTATCAAGGCGATTTGATTACTAATATTGTCAATATTGGTATTGGTGGTTCCGATGTTGGACCTTCGATGGCCTATGCTGCATTGCAGCCTTATGCGAGCCCAGATTTAACTTTATTTTTTGTTTCTAATATTGATAGTGCACAGTTAAATGATGTGCTGGCTCATTGTCAGCCCAGCAATACTTTATTCATCGTATCGTCAAAAAGTTTTACGACGCTGGAAACGTTAACCAATGCCCGCGGTGCGCGCGCTTGGTTTGAGCAGCAAGTAGGCAGCGATCCAAAAGCTTTTGCGCAGCATTTTGTAGCTGTTACCGCCGCGCCGAATGCCGCCATTGAATTTGGTATTCCCGCTAAAAATTGTTTTTTATTTTGGGATTGGGTGGGTGGGCGTTATTCCATTTGGTCCAGTATTGGTTTGCCTTTAGTGCTGGCGGTGGGATCTGAGCAATTTGATCAATTTCTAGCCGGTGCGTATGCGATGGATCAACATTTTTGTACCGCACCGATTGAAAAAAACATGCCCGTTATTTTGGCTTTGTTAGGCATTTGGCAGCACAATTTTTGGGGCTGCACAAATTATGCGTTGTTGCCATACGCTCAACGTTTAGCGGGTCTGCCTTTGTATATGCAGCAGCTGGATATGGAGAGTAATGGTAAGAGTTGGGATCGTGCAGGAGAATGGGTCGATTATAGTACCGGACCGGTGTTATGGGGCGCAGCCGGCACGAATGGTCAGCACGCATTTTTTCAATTACTACATCAAGGGACTCAACAAATTCCTATGGATTTTATTTTGCTTGCGGAAGGTGATGCACATTGGCCGCAGCACCACCAGTTTTTGTTAGCTAACGCGCTGGCGCAGATGGAAGCTTTAATGCAAGGTAAAAGTAGAAGCGAAGCAGAAACCGAATTATTGCCCGGTGAAGCGAAATATTTAGCGGTGTATCGACAGTTTGCCGGTAATCGTTGTAGCAATGCTCTGATATTACCGCGTCTTGATGCTTTCAGCTTAGGCGCATTGTTAGCTTTATATGAGCATAAAGTATTTGTGCAGGGGGTTATTTGGCGCTTGAATTCTTTTGATCAATGGGGTGTCGAATACGGCAAGGCCTTGGCTAAGTCAGTGAGCGCTTGGTTGGGGCAAGAAAAAATGCCGACGACGGTGAGTAGTTCTACTCGACGGCTGGTGGAACGCCTAAAAAACAGGTAG
- a CDS encoding tetratricopeptide repeat protein: protein MKTDTYKNYLKVSFITVIATLGAGCLGGGVNYRDSIASLRDQEVVIDEPIIEDSLEKAMSAYKQFLLEMPEDAAASPEAMRRLADLQLEKGSGTYEFVKQVRRDRELGADGKLIAGAPKAAPKKFFSAAGGEQSSADFEVLFPGNAEKTVIKGREGSAAVDSPIVAAMQKNNDKPQQPGESDKDFERRTTGVTTLAANAGSDIPGAEAAADTEQAINLYKTLLEKYPNYDRNDEVLYQLARAYEETGRQDEAMVILDRIVKTYPNTRHIDETQFRRGEIFFVRSKFLDAEKAYGEVIKIGQVSAYYDQSLFKRGWSLFKQSMYAEALDDFVVLLDMKTASGYHLNPEANKTEYQRVDDTLRVMSLTFSYIGGPSSIVEYFQTRGPRSYEDLVYASLADHFLEKRRYADAAESYLTFINQYPMHEKAPAFHMNTIDVYIKGRFPILIIDTKRDFAARYAINGDYWRQHDIKKSPDILAFIKTNLNDLAKHYHALSQRAGKPEERQAAYVEAARWYREFLASFPQDVQAPAMNFLLAELFYENKAYREASVEYERTAYAYPAHEKSAEAGYAAIIAFRDYEKVVPVHQQANAHNEMIRSSLQFGDTFPTHPEAPAVLTNAAENLYALKEYDRAIDVADKVVKDHPKADAKLLMANWIVIAHSKFELARYDEAEASYKSVLDLLPKDDQRRLIVVDNYAASIYKQAEVLKDKGEIDKAVDNFMRIGQLAPDSKIRPNAEYDAAVILITAEKWDRATVVLSGFRQQFASHKLQFDVTTKLAYVYQKNGKLAEAALEYDRIAEQAVEPAVKKEAMTLSAEFYEKAGQLDTAISRYERFVKNYPKPVEDAVEARYHIAQLYQKTGKTNNYTDMLKEIVRVDKTAGSERTDRTKYLAAKSAFVLNEPILQVFKESPLKEPFQKTLAVKKEKMQKAIKAYSELTEYGVAEVIAAATYQIAGIYYQFSVDLLNSERPKNLDELELEQYQLVLEEQAYPFEEKAIAVYEKNLELLSTGIFNGWIDKSIEQLGKLLPVRYAKQEAGENFVNAIY from the coding sequence ATGAAAACCGATACTTATAAAAACTATTTAAAAGTGAGTTTTATAACCGTCATTGCGACCTTAGGTGCGGGCTGTTTAGGCGGCGGTGTTAATTATCGCGACAGTATTGCGAGTTTGCGTGACCAAGAAGTTGTTATTGATGAGCCGATCATTGAAGACTCATTAGAAAAAGCGATGTCAGCTTATAAGCAGTTTCTTTTAGAAATGCCGGAAGATGCAGCCGCTTCACCTGAAGCGATGCGTCGGTTAGCCGACTTGCAGTTAGAAAAAGGCTCGGGCACTTATGAATTCGTGAAACAAGTGCGTCGTGATCGTGAATTAGGTGCGGATGGAAAATTGATTGCGGGCGCGCCTAAAGCGGCTCCCAAAAAGTTTTTTTCTGCGGCTGGGGGCGAACAAAGTTCAGCTGATTTTGAAGTATTGTTTCCTGGTAATGCAGAAAAAACTGTTATCAAAGGTCGTGAAGGTAGTGCAGCAGTAGATTCACCGATTGTCGCGGCGATGCAAAAAAATAATGATAAGCCTCAGCAACCAGGTGAATCAGATAAAGATTTTGAACGCCGTACCACTGGCGTAACAACGTTGGCAGCAAATGCCGGCAGTGATATACCGGGTGCAGAAGCCGCCGCCGATACTGAGCAAGCCATCAATCTTTATAAAACCTTGTTGGAAAAATATCCTAATTACGATCGCAATGATGAAGTGCTTTATCAATTAGCACGTGCCTATGAAGAAACTGGCCGTCAAGATGAAGCCATGGTTATTCTTGATCGCATCGTTAAAACTTATCCGAATACGCGGCATATCGACGAAACCCAATTTAGACGCGGTGAAATTTTCTTTGTGCGTAGCAAATTCCTGGATGCTGAAAAGGCTTACGGTGAAGTCATTAAAATTGGGCAAGTTTCTGCTTATTATGATCAATCATTATTTAAACGCGGTTGGTCATTATTTAAACAAAGCATGTATGCCGAAGCACTTGATGATTTTGTAGTGTTGCTTGATATGAAAACAGCGTCAGGTTATCACTTAAATCCTGAAGCCAATAAAACCGAATATCAGCGCGTTGATGACACGTTACGCGTGATGAGTTTAACTTTTTCCTACATTGGCGGCCCGAGTTCGATCGTCGAGTATTTCCAAACTCGCGGTCCGCGTAGTTATGAAGATTTGGTCTACGCTAGTTTGGCTGATCACTTTTTAGAAAAACGTCGTTATGCTGATGCGGCAGAATCGTATTTGACTTTTATTAATCAATATCCGATGCACGAAAAAGCACCAGCATTTCATATGAATACGATCGATGTTTATATCAAAGGTCGCTTCCCTATTTTGATTATTGATACTAAACGAGATTTTGCCGCGCGTTATGCCATCAACGGTGATTATTGGCGCCAACATGATATTAAAAAATCCCCTGATATTTTGGCCTTTATTAAAACCAATCTAAATGATCTGGCTAAGCATTATCATGCTTTGTCGCAGCGCGCCGGAAAGCCGGAAGAACGGCAAGCGGCGTATGTTGAAGCGGCTCGCTGGTATCGAGAATTTTTAGCGTCTTTCCCTCAAGATGTACAAGCGCCGGCCATGAATTTCTTATTGGCTGAATTGTTCTATGAAAATAAAGCTTATAGAGAAGCGTCGGTGGAGTATGAACGAACTGCCTATGCTTATCCTGCACATGAAAAATCAGCTGAAGCAGGTTACGCGGCGATTATAGCGTTTCGCGATTATGAAAAAGTTGTGCCCGTGCATCAACAAGCGAATGCTCATAATGAAATGATTCGTAGCTCTTTACAATTTGGCGATACTTTTCCTACCCATCCTGAAGCGCCCGCAGTGCTGACGAATGCGGCGGAAAATTTGTATGCATTGAAAGAGTATGATCGTGCTATTGATGTGGCAGATAAAGTCGTTAAAGATCATCCTAAAGCAGATGCAAAATTGTTAATGGCAAACTGGATTGTGATTGCACATTCGAAGTTTGAATTAGCGCGTTATGATGAAGCCGAAGCGTCTTATAAATCGGTGTTAGACCTGTTGCCCAAAGATGATCAGCGTCGTTTAATTGTCGTAGATAATTATGCTGCTTCCATTTATAAGCAAGCGGAAGTATTAAAAGATAAAGGCGAGATTGACAAAGCGGTTGATAATTTCATGCGCATAGGACAATTGGCGCCAGATTCAAAAATTCGCCCCAATGCTGAATATGACGCCGCAGTTATTTTAATTACTGCAGAAAAATGGGATCGGGCAACCGTCGTATTAAGTGGCTTTCGTCAACAATTCGCCAGTCATAAATTGCAATTTGATGTGACTACAAAATTAGCTTACGTTTATCAAAAAAATGGCAAATTAGCGGAAGCGGCGTTGGAATATGACCGAATTGCAGAGCAAGCAGTAGAGCCTGCTGTGAAAAAAGAAGCGATGACATTGTCCGCTGAGTTTTATGAAAAAGCAGGGCAATTAGACACAGCAATTTCTCGTTATGAGCGTTTCGTGAAAAATTATCCGAAGCCTGTAGAGGACGCAGTGGAAGCGCGTTATCACATTGCTCAGTTGTATCAAAAAACCGGTAAAACAAATAATTACACCGACATGCTAAAAGAAATTGTGCGCGTTGATAAAACCGCGGGCAGTGAACGCACCGACCGTACAAAGTATTTGGCCGCTAAATCTGCGTTTGTATTAAATGAACCGATTTTACAAGTGTTCAAAGAATCGCCATTAAAAGAACCATTCCAAAAAACCTTGGCGGTTAAAAAAGAAAAAATGCAAAAAGCTATTAAAGCTTATAGCGAGCTTACCGAGTATGGTGTAGCTGAAGTGATTGCTGCGGCAACTTATCAAATTGCGGGCATCTATTATCAATTTAGTGTCGATCTGCTTAATTCTGAGCGCCCTAAGAATTTAGATGAGTTGGAGTTAGAGCAGTATCAGTTGGTCTTAGAAGAACAAGCGTATCCTTTCGAAGAAAAAGCAATTGCAGTCTATGAGAAAAATCTCGAATTATTATCCACCGGTATATTTAATGGTTGGATCGATAAAAGTATTGAGCAGTTAGGCAAGTTGCTGCCAGTGCGTTATGCCAAGCAAGAAGCAGGGGAGAACTTTGTCAATGCCATCTATTAA
- the panB gene encoding 3-methyl-2-oxobutanoate hydroxymethyltransferase produces MSTSPYQGTANSAPIKRTVTVKTLRDMKSSGEKIAALTAYDASFAALLDDVGVDIQLVGDSLGNVIQGLDSTLPVSVDDMIYHARAVATQCRHGLRMVDMPFMSYWSIDTALQNAARLMKEGGAQMVKLECTQAQEAIIRALVNEGIPVCAHLGLRPQSVHKLGGYRVQGRDAAAAEAMLIEAQRLQDAGADVLLLEAVPASLAAQITQQVEVPVIGIGAGSDCDGQVLVLYDILAITPGKRPKFSKDFLANGGDIRAAIQTYVNDVKAKRFPSSEHSFT; encoded by the coding sequence ATGAGCACATCACCTTATCAAGGCACTGCAAATAGTGCGCCAATTAAGCGTACTGTGACCGTTAAAACACTGCGTGATATGAAAAGCAGTGGTGAAAAAATTGCAGCATTAACTGCGTATGATGCTTCTTTCGCAGCATTATTAGATGATGTAGGCGTTGATATACAATTAGTCGGCGATTCTTTAGGTAATGTTATCCAGGGTTTAGATAGCACCTTGCCGGTGTCGGTTGATGACATGATTTATCATGCGCGGGCTGTCGCTACGCAATGCCGTCATGGTTTGCGTATGGTTGATATGCCTTTTATGAGTTATTGGTCGATTGATACTGCTTTGCAAAATGCTGCGCGTTTAATGAAAGAAGGTGGCGCGCAAATGGTGAAGTTGGAATGCACACAAGCGCAAGAAGCGATTATTCGTGCATTGGTGAATGAAGGTATTCCGGTGTGCGCGCATTTAGGTTTGCGTCCGCAATCGGTGCATAAACTAGGTGGTTATCGCGTACAAGGTCGAGACGCGGCAGCGGCAGAAGCGATGTTAATTGAAGCGCAACGTTTACAAGACGCGGGTGCGGATGTGTTGTTATTGGAAGCGGTACCTGCTTCATTGGCTGCGCAAATTACGCAACAAGTAGAAGTGCCGGTGATTGGCATTGGTGCGGGTTCTGATTGTGATGGTCAAGTGTTAGTGTTGTACGATATTTTGGCGATTACGCCGGGTAAGCGCCCGAAATTTTCCAAAGATTTTTTAGCAAATGGCGGTGATATTCGCGCGGCTATACAAACTTACGTTAATGACGTTAAAGCTAAACGTTTTCCTAGCAGCGAACATAGTTTCACTTAA